GTCCATCCCGACGTCCGGGATGATCAGGTGGCGGGAGTACCTGCGGACCTCGTCTACGGTGAGCTCGGCAGCCGGCTCGACCAGGGGTGGCAGCGACACGGGGACTCCGGTTGTCGGTATGTCAGTACGGTTGTTCTCCCCGTAACACTGCCACGCCCCTCCTCATTCCGAGACACCCGGTCCGATCCGCGAGACGATTTCGTCCCAGTAGCCGGGCAGCGAGTGAAATGGCGTGCTTTGTTCCCGACCCCCTGGCCGGTCGGTGAAGAAGATCGTCCCGGCCCCCTGCCAGCGGGCGACCCGCAGCGCCTCGTCGAGGTGGGTGCGCGGGACCCCGTGGACGAGGTGGACGAACTTCGCCTCCGCGTAGTCGGCGGTCCACTCCGCCACCTGTGACCAGCGGTAGTCCGTCCAGGCACCGGAGAACGTGACCAGCTGGTCGGCGGTCTCCGCGTACCCCGGATGGGGGTGGGTGCCGTGGCCGAGGACGAGGTGCGCCTCGCCGCCGAGGACGGCCTCCAGGGTCGCCGTGAGCCGCCGCGTCCCGGGCAGATCGGCCCGGTCGGAGGGGGCGCGATCCAGGTAGAAGCCGTCCACCTTGTACCAGTCGAGGAAGCGGTGGGCGTCCGAGACCAGCTCCCCGAAGGGCCGGGAGCCGTAGGCGAGGTCCAGGTGTCCGAGGACCCGGACCCCGGCGTTACGGAGCTTCCCGGCGGCCTCCAGGCAGTGCGGGTCGGGA
The sequence above is a segment of the Streptomyces sp. NBC_01255 genome. Coding sequences within it:
- a CDS encoding spherulation-specific family 4 protein → MSHLTTPTATGAVQALGVGVPGYAHPLLAPVEWAELTRPGTPLHWAVLNVADGPGSRPDPHCLEAAGKLRNAGVRVLGHLDLAYGSRPFGELVSDAHRFLDWYKVDGFYLDRAPSDRADLPGTRRLTATLEAVLGGEAHLVLGHGTHPHPGYAETADQLVTFSGAWTDYRWSQVAEWTADYAEAKFVHLVHGVPRTHLDEALRVARWQGAGTIFFTDRPGGREQSTPFHSLPGYWDEIVSRIGPGVSE